A genomic window from Tolypothrix sp. PCC 7910 includes:
- the rfbB gene encoding dTDP-glucose 4,6-dehydratase gives MPTLLVTGGAGFIGANFILQAIKEQWANVINLDKLTYASNLQTLAEIESDTNYHFIQGDIGNVELVSYILEQYQPDAIINFAAESHVDRSILSPHDFIQTNVVGTFQLLEASRLYWQKLSSLKQQQFRFLHVSTDEVYGSLQPQDAAFREDTPYAPNSPYAASKAASDHFVRAYYHTYGLPSLTTNCSNNYGPRQFPEKLIPLTILNALDNKALPIYGDGQNVRDWLYVIDHCEAIYLVLQQGKVGETYNIGGLNEQVNLTVVEKICAILDELAPKSNFHYSSLITFVKDRPGHDRRYAIDCSKISRDLGWQPQENFDSGLLKTVKWYLNNSDWVNQVRSGDYQKWLKQNYENRKL, from the coding sequence ATGCCTACTTTATTAGTCACCGGAGGAGCCGGATTTATTGGAGCGAATTTTATTCTCCAAGCCATCAAGGAACAATGGGCTAATGTAATTAATTTAGATAAATTAACTTACGCTAGTAACCTTCAAACTTTAGCCGAAATAGAAAGCGATACTAACTATCATTTTATTCAAGGGGATATTGGTAATGTCGAGTTAGTGAGTTACATTTTAGAACAATATCAACCAGATGCAATTATCAATTTTGCAGCAGAAAGCCATGTTGATCGCTCAATACTTAGTCCTCATGACTTTATCCAAACTAATGTAGTCGGGACATTTCAATTATTAGAAGCAAGTAGATTGTACTGGCAAAAACTTTCATCCTTAAAACAACAGCAATTTCGCTTTTTGCACGTGTCTACAGATGAAGTTTACGGCTCTCTCCAACCTCAAGATGCCGCTTTTAGAGAAGATACTCCCTATGCGCCTAATAGTCCCTATGCAGCATCAAAAGCTGCATCTGACCATTTTGTGAGAGCCTACTATCACACTTACGGACTACCAAGTTTAACAACTAATTGCTCAAATAATTACGGGCCGCGTCAGTTTCCAGAAAAGCTGATTCCTTTAACTATCCTCAATGCTTTAGATAATAAAGCACTACCTATATATGGAGATGGTCAAAATGTTCGTGATTGGCTTTATGTGATAGACCACTGTGAGGCCATTTATCTTGTGTTACAACAAGGTAAAGTTGGTGAAACTTATAATATTGGTGGTTTAAATGAACAAGTTAATTTAACAGTTGTAGAAAAAATTTGTGCAATTTTGGATGAGTTGGCACCCAAATCGAACTTTCATTATTCTTCTTTAATTACGTTTGTTAAAGACCGTCCTGGACATGACAGGAGATATGCAATTGATTGTAGTAAAATCAGCCGTGATTTAGGTTGGCAACCTCAAGAAAACTTTGACAGTGGTTTATTAAAAACAGTTAAATGGTATCTCAATAACTCTGATTGGGTAAACCAAGTTCGCTCAGGTGATTACCAAAAATGGCTAAAACAAAACTATGAAAACAGAAAGTTATAA
- a CDS encoding NAD-dependent epimerase/dehydratase family protein: protein MRILMIGGTRFIGVYLTQLLVEQGHEVVLFNRGNRPAPSLQGVGQIIGDRTDATQLKAKLSQENFDVIFDNNGRELADTQPLAEIFQGRVQHFVYMSSAGVYLKSDQMPHVEGDAVDPKSRHRGKHETEAYLAQLGIPFTSIRPTYIYGPRNYNDLESWFFDRIVRDRPIPIPGNGLYITQLGHVKDLAMAMTQVVGNQQAVGQIYNVSGDRFVTFDGLARACAQAAGKSPDAVKIVHYDPKKFDFGKRKAFPMRGQHFFASVNKAQNELGWKPEYDLISGLNDSLENDYLASGRDKAEIDFSVDEEILQAL from the coding sequence ATGCGAATTTTGATGATAGGTGGTACTCGGTTCATTGGTGTTTATCTCACCCAGCTGCTAGTAGAACAAGGACATGAGGTGGTGCTGTTCAATCGTGGTAATCGTCCTGCACCGTCTTTACAGGGAGTAGGACAAATTATAGGCGATCGCACAGACGCTACGCAGTTAAAGGCGAAGTTATCACAGGAAAATTTTGATGTCATTTTTGACAATAATGGGCGGGAACTTGCTGATACTCAACCATTGGCAGAAATTTTTCAAGGCCGTGTACAACATTTTGTGTATATGAGTTCTGCTGGAGTATATCTCAAATCTGACCAAATGCCTCATGTTGAAGGTGATGCTGTAGATCCCAAAAGCCGTCATCGGGGTAAGCATGAAACAGAAGCGTATTTAGCTCAATTGGGAATACCCTTTACCTCGATTCGCCCTACCTATATTTATGGGCCGCGTAACTATAACGATTTGGAAAGCTGGTTTTTTGATAGAATTGTCCGCGATCGCCCTATTCCCATTCCGGGAAATGGCTTGTATATTACCCAGCTAGGACACGTAAAAGATTTAGCAATGGCAATGACTCAAGTTGTGGGTAATCAACAGGCCGTGGGGCAAATTTACAATGTATCAGGCGATCGCTTTGTCACTTTTGATGGTTTAGCCCGTGCTTGTGCACAAGCGGCTGGTAAATCACCTGATGCAGTCAAAATTGTCCATTACGACCCGAAAAAGTTTGATTTTGGTAAGCGCAAGGCTTTTCCTATGCGGGGACAACATTTTTTTGCCTCGGTAAATAAGGCTCAGAACGAATTAGGTTGGAAACCTGAATACGATTTGATTTCTGGGTTAAATGACTCATTGGAAAATGATTATTTAGCATCTGGAAGAGACAAAGCGGAAATTGATTTTTCAGTAGATGAAGAGATTTTACAAGCTTTGTGA